A stretch of the Lolium perenne isolate Kyuss_39 chromosome 3, Kyuss_2.0, whole genome shotgun sequence genome encodes the following:
- the LOC139838177 gene encoding uncharacterized protein, giving the protein MAKTGKKQLAGGTTAAGGRKRKGTGLERICKGMGVKLTIEIPPGLKRPEKPLPAAKFASEGGMLARGQMPLLPHFKLYKRDENLLADFVGKMGANFNMDTESEDIQKACYDVLRKVSKNRRYILKRDYFDKVPANEVSIKSPVKDVSDEEWEALTALWVTPRHMNTCTKNKDSRAAVKFGQKTGSRSYAAHLYATREERRGEELDAVDIFKATHHSKKDGFSEEALAAIADMEAEMAIPVPEGAPPRSAVAVVAKVLSKEAKHSTFLKNAGLQPSSTVKLNKPTAAAVSAHVHDLEAQLKRSQEEAEQMKQQFAAIMEEAAAQKEKQAANEAAQAQRDKDYMELLKRIEESDRRLAHMMSIFGASAN; this is encoded by the exons ATGGCAAAGACTGGGAAGAAGCAGCTGGCTG GTGGAACCACTGCTGCAGGTGGCCGTAAAAGGAAGGGCACCGGGCTGGAGCGGATTTGCAAGGGGATGGGAGTCAAGCTTACCATTGAGATTCCTCCAGGGCTGAAACGTCCTGAGAAGCCTTTGCCTGCTGCCAAGTTTGCATCGGAGGGTGGAATGCTTGCAAGAGGCCAGATGCCGCTCCTTCCGCATTTCAAGTTGTACAAGAGGGATGAGAATTTGTTGGCCGACTTCGTTGGAAAGATGGGG GCAAATTTCAACATGGACACAGAGTCGGAAGACATCCAGAAGGCTTGCTATGACGTACTGCGGAAAGTGTCGAAGAACAGGCGCTACATCCTGAAAAGGGACTACTTCGACAAAGTACCAGCAAATGAAGTCAGCATCAAGTCCCCTGTTAAGGATGTCTCAGATGAAGAATGGGAAGCTCTAACTGCTCTGTGGGTAACCCCAAGACACATG AACACATGTACCAAGAACAAGGACAGTCGTGCTGCGGTCAAATTTGGCCAAAAGACTGGCTCTCGTAGCTATGCTGCTCATCTGTATGCAACT AGGGAGGAGCGCAGAGGTGAAGAGCTAGATGCAGTCGACATCTTTAAGGCGACCCATCACAGCAAGAAGGATGGTTTCTCTGAGGAAGCTCTAGCTGCAATA GCTGATATGGAAGCTGAGATGGCTATTCCTGTGCCAGAAGGTGCACCGCCAAGGTCTGCAGTCGCTGTTGTTGCAaaggttcttagcaaggaagccaagcacagcactttcctgaagaatgctggacttcagcccagttccactgtcaagctcaacaagcccaccgcagctgctgtatcggcgcatgttcatgacctggaagcacagctgaagaggtcccaggaggaagctgaacagatgaagcagcagtttgctgccatcatggaagaagctgctgcccagaaggagaagcaagcggcaaatgaagccgcacaagctcagcgtgacaaggactacatggagctcctcaagcggatcgaggaaagtgataggaggcttgctcacatgatgtccatcttcggagcatctgcgaattag